The Gemmatimonadota bacterium genome window below encodes:
- the rlmN gene encoding 23S rRNA (adenine(2503)-C(2))-methyltransferase RlmN, whose product MTESDRGSGKPPSPASGPVTLLDLTPAELASAVGAHFAARGQPAFRTEQVRKWVYESDVATIEEMTNLPAAERGALAAAFTLGEPHLATMSRSADGTAKHLWRLDDGDLVESVLIPTEDRLTLCISSQAGCAMGCTFCSTGWGGFSRQLSAGEIAGQYRASRRWAHEEGYGSLTNVVYMGMGEPLANRSAVNASLTILNQGFGMGARRITVSTVGVVPGILELAARPEQFGLALSLHAPVHELRGELIPLERRYPLPEVIEAVRRFTEGKGRRVTFEYTMIGGINDADELAPELARLAREVRAFVNLIPYNPIPDQDWKPSTPDRVEHFRRTLERAGVSVAVREPRGRDIGAACGQLRAKSLVHMGGRVGARALDRGIALPFRLAAPFRRLTTG is encoded by the coding sequence ATGACGGAATCGGATCGGGGCTCGGGGAAGCCGCCGTCCCCGGCAAGCGGGCCCGTGACTCTTCTCGACCTGACCCCGGCGGAGCTCGCCTCTGCGGTCGGGGCTCACTTCGCGGCCCGAGGCCAACCCGCCTTCCGGACCGAACAGGTACGAAAATGGGTGTACGAGTCCGATGTTGCCACCATCGAGGAAATGACCAATCTCCCCGCCGCGGAGCGCGGGGCCCTGGCGGCCGCCTTCACCCTGGGTGAGCCGCACCTCGCCACCATGTCACGGTCCGCGGACGGGACGGCGAAGCATCTCTGGCGGCTGGACGACGGGGACCTGGTCGAATCCGTCCTCATTCCAACGGAGGATCGGCTCACACTCTGCATCTCTTCCCAGGCCGGGTGCGCGATGGGGTGCACCTTTTGCTCGACGGGTTGGGGCGGGTTTTCGCGCCAGCTCTCCGCCGGAGAAATCGCGGGGCAGTACCGGGCGTCACGGCGGTGGGCCCACGAAGAGGGTTATGGGTCGCTCACCAACGTGGTGTACATGGGGATGGGCGAGCCCCTCGCCAACAGGAGCGCCGTCAACGCATCTCTGACCATCCTGAATCAGGGCTTTGGCATGGGCGCGCGCCGAATCACGGTCTCGACGGTCGGCGTGGTCCCCGGGATCCTCGAACTCGCCGCGCGCCCGGAACAGTTCGGGCTCGCGCTCTCGCTTCACGCCCCGGTGCACGAGCTCCGCGGTGAACTGATCCCCCTCGAGCGTCGTTACCCGCTCCCCGAGGTGATCGAGGCGGTCCGGCGCTTCACCGAGGGAAAGGGGCGCCGGGTCACTTTCGAATACACGATGATCGGGGGGATCAACGACGCGGACGAGCTGGCCCCGGAGCTCGCGCGTCTCGCGCGGGAGGTTCGAGCCTTCGTGAACCTCATCCCCTACAACCCGATTCCCGATCAGGACTGGAAACCGTCCACTCCCGATCGGGTCGAGCATTTCCGCAGGACGTTGGAGCGGGCAGGAGTGTCGGTCGCGGTCCGGGAGCCTCGCGGGCGAGACATCGGCGCGGCTTGCGGGCAGCTACGGGCGAAGTCTCTGGTGCATATGGGCGGGCGTGTGGGTGCGAGGGCATTGGACCGTGGGATTGCTCTCCCATTCCGGTTAGCCGCGCCCTTCCGGAGACTTACGACAGGGTAG
- the aspS gene encoding aspartate--tRNA ligase has product MKGTSAGISDFSTGLRTRLAGSLDAGAAGRRETLVGWVHRRRDLGGLLFVDLRDRGGVVQLSFGPEWTEAESLRRAGKLGSEDVIRVEGEVAPRPPEARNVELASGEIEVKVHRLELLNPAETPAIPVYRAPDEELPAEELRLRHRHLDLRRAELQEHLRLRHRLLLTTRNYFDRMGFVEVETPILTKTTPEGARDYLVPSRVHPGEFYALPQSPQIYKQVLMTAGFDRYLQIARCFRDEDLRADRQPEFTQIDVEASFITPEDIVRWIEGLMRELAEVAGVEGEPPFPRLTHAEALERFGSDRPDLRWTLEVSDWTSALRGVESDLLRKIVAEGGRIRGLRIPGGARLPRKGVEALEGVARSAGAPGLLWAKHGADDTSGPLSRWLGDAEWSALGAAAEDLFLVAAGPDRVTSPALSAVRGAAIRALEIPPERAHAWLWVLDFPLFEEVDGVLYAGHHPFVLPHPDDMELLDSAPGSARGLAYDLVYNGSELGSGSIRIHEPGLQRRILRILGLEDAAIGRKFGFLLEALGSGAPPHGGIALGVDRIVKDFTGAGSLRDVIAFPKTTAARALFEGAPTPVTREELDSLRLTVRAERTG; this is encoded by the coding sequence ATGAAGGGCACGAGCGCGGGGATCTCCGACTTCTCCACCGGGCTGCGCACGCGGCTCGCCGGTTCGCTCGACGCGGGTGCCGCGGGACGCCGGGAGACACTGGTCGGGTGGGTCCATCGCCGGCGTGACCTCGGAGGGCTCCTCTTCGTGGACCTCAGGGACCGGGGAGGTGTGGTCCAACTTTCTTTCGGACCTGAGTGGACCGAGGCCGAAAGCCTGCGTCGGGCGGGAAAGCTCGGGAGCGAGGACGTCATCCGTGTGGAAGGGGAGGTCGCTCCGCGTCCGCCGGAAGCCCGCAACGTAGAGCTGGCCAGCGGCGAGATCGAGGTGAAGGTCCATCGGTTGGAGCTTCTCAATCCCGCCGAAACGCCCGCAATCCCGGTCTACCGAGCCCCCGACGAGGAGCTCCCGGCCGAGGAGTTGCGGCTGAGGCACCGCCACCTCGACCTGCGCCGCGCCGAGCTCCAGGAGCACCTCCGACTCCGGCACCGCCTCCTCCTCACGACGCGGAACTACTTCGACCGAATGGGTTTCGTCGAGGTCGAGACTCCGATCCTCACAAAAACGACGCCGGAAGGCGCCCGCGACTACCTCGTCCCCAGCCGCGTGCACCCCGGCGAGTTTTACGCCCTGCCGCAGAGTCCCCAGATCTACAAGCAGGTCCTGATGACGGCCGGCTTCGACCGGTACCTGCAGATCGCGCGTTGCTTTCGTGACGAGGACCTCCGAGCGGACCGCCAGCCCGAATTCACTCAGATCGACGTCGAGGCCTCCTTCATTACGCCTGAGGACATCGTCCGTTGGATCGAGGGGCTCATGCGCGAGCTCGCGGAGGTGGCGGGGGTCGAAGGAGAGCCCCCCTTCCCACGGCTCACGCACGCGGAGGCCCTCGAACGCTTCGGTTCCGACCGTCCGGACCTTCGTTGGACTCTCGAGGTCTCCGACTGGACCTCGGCGCTCCGGGGGGTGGAGTCCGATCTCCTGCGCAAGATCGTCGCGGAGGGCGGGCGGATTCGCGGCCTTCGGATTCCGGGGGGCGCGCGGCTTCCGAGAAAAGGGGTCGAGGCGCTCGAGGGGGTGGCGAGGTCAGCGGGCGCTCCGGGCCTTCTCTGGGCGAAGCACGGCGCGGACGACACCAGCGGCCCGCTTTCCCGTTGGCTCGGCGATGCGGAGTGGAGTGCGCTCGGAGCGGCCGCAGAGGACCTCTTTCTGGTGGCGGCCGGGCCGGACCGTGTGACATCGCCCGCCCTCTCCGCGGTGCGAGGCGCGGCCATCCGGGCGCTCGAGATTCCACCGGAGCGCGCCCACGCCTGGCTCTGGGTGCTCGACTTTCCCCTCTTCGAGGAAGTGGACGGTGTCCTGTACGCAGGCCACCACCCCTTCGTTCTCCCCCACCCGGACGACATGGAGCTCCTCGACTCCGCTCCGGGGTCGGCGCGGGGGCTCGCCTACGACCTCGTATACAACGGCTCGGAGCTGGGGTCCGGAAGCATCCGTATTCACGAGCCCGGGCTCCAGCGCCGCATTCTCCGAATCCTCGGGCTGGAGGATGCGGCGATCGGCCGCAAGTTCGGGTTCCTCCTGGAGGCGCTCGGCTCGGGCGCGCCTCCCCACGGAGGGATCGCGCTCGGCGTGGATCGCATCGTGAAGGACTTCACCGGGGCGGGAAGCCTCCGTGACGTCATCGCCTTCCCGAAGACGACGGCCGCCCGGGCCCTGTTCGAGGGTGCACCGACGCCGGTCACTCGCGAGGAGCTCGACTCGCTCCGGCTCACGGTGCGCGCCGAGCGGACCGGGTAG
- a CDS encoding PhoH family protein, giving the protein MERTIVEHRLDAEGADHLLLAGVNDANMQELARLFEIRVVLRGDQLLLSGEVDRMERAVPVIQHLIELARLRAPFDTGDVARIAEEFDRSGAVRILSDDERIRIALPGTRRVITAKSAGQEGYLRAILDHDIVIGIGPAGTGKTYLAVAAAVDALYRKRVRRIVLARPAVEAGENLGFLPGDLQEKVDPYLRPLYDALEDMMPSDRVNRALEDRTIEIAPLAYMRGRTLSDAFVILDEAQNATTAQMKMFLTRLGLNSKVVITGDKTQIDLPRSEDSGLLEVERILKGIEGISFIYLDGADVIRHRLVKDIIRAYAEAGDEEE; this is encoded by the coding sequence ATGGAGCGAACGATCGTCGAACATCGGCTGGACGCCGAAGGAGCCGACCACCTCCTTCTGGCCGGAGTGAATGACGCGAACATGCAGGAGCTCGCCAGGCTCTTCGAGATCCGAGTCGTCCTGCGAGGGGATCAGCTCCTCCTATCCGGCGAAGTCGATCGGATGGAGCGCGCGGTTCCGGTGATTCAGCACCTGATCGAGCTCGCGCGGCTTCGCGCACCCTTCGACACGGGTGACGTGGCGCGAATCGCGGAAGAGTTCGACCGGAGCGGTGCGGTCCGCATTCTCTCCGACGACGAACGGATCCGGATCGCCCTTCCGGGAACCCGTCGTGTGATCACCGCGAAGTCGGCGGGCCAGGAAGGGTACCTGCGCGCGATTCTGGACCACGACATCGTGATCGGGATCGGTCCGGCGGGGACGGGGAAGACCTATCTCGCGGTCGCGGCGGCCGTGGACGCTCTCTACCGGAAACGCGTCCGCCGCATCGTCCTCGCCCGTCCCGCGGTCGAAGCCGGAGAAAACTTGGGCTTCCTCCCCGGCGACCTCCAGGAGAAGGTGGACCCTTACCTCAGGCCACTCTACGACGCGCTCGAGGACATGATGCCGAGCGACCGCGTGAATCGGGCGCTGGAGGACCGCACCATCGAGATCGCTCCTCTCGCCTACATGCGTGGTCGGACTCTCTCGGACGCCTTCGTGATCCTGGATGAGGCACAAAACGCGACCACAGCGCAGATGAAGATGTTCCTCACTCGGCTCGGGTTGAACTCGAAGGTGGTCATCACGGGCGACAAGACTCAGATCGACCTTCCCCGATCGGAGGATTCCGGGCTCCTCGAGGTGGAGCGCATTCTCAAGGGAATCGAGGGGATCTCCTTCATTTACCTGGACGGCGCGGACGTGATTCGGCACCGTCTGGTGAAGGACATCATTCGAGCGTACGCCGAGGCCGGAGACGAGGAGGAATAA
- a CDS encoding HDIG domain-containing metalloprotein: MRASSTSRTLREVTTLERLSGAPGTGWSARLTHHGTRALLLLAVAVAVTVFIPQPRGQRVGTYQMGMVAGEDVIASMDFAVHKNTEELERERAAAAATVPPTFRFDPQAAPRMARAIEGFFASVAAVERANNPVDALDRILDDHGLAVSESQRGLLREAATRELLEVTALRAANEILPLGVLDESGPIQPGTPGIVIREISGVERIEAQDAVLTSREFFEQAAQLLPTGSSPEVSELLRLTLIRFMDATLRYDATATEMERNDARQAVSTVKVTVLRGEAVVRANQQVGASELERLRAYEEALRTEGGLEDRALDFGGVVAGVILNFVLLGVFGFLTFLYGHDVYRNFRWLILLGFLVVAFAGAAGIVARNDALPPESLPIAFVALAVAVLWDGRLALILVGTLAALIGAQAPFRDVHAWLPVFVAGSAAALSVRAVRRRAQTWIFAAIIAAAYVAVILTLGVLTARGLPSLVTSLSWTTGNALVSAILAMGFLPVFEWFTRITTDQTLLEWADPNRPLLRKLSMEAPGTYAHTISVANLAEAAANAIGANGLLCRVGLYYHDVGKMLKPQYFIENQPSGRNPHDKLKPATSAAIVMEHVTEGVRMAEEAGLPDVLVDFIPEHHGTQEISYFYERAKQEAEAEGEDPPDREAYRYPGPKPQRKETAISMLADSVESAARVLQDPTPERVRDLVESIVDDKIRQGQLDESPLTLREIGKIKDQFHKVMMSVYHHRIDYPATRHLTESPSAASPSSPVQKGGEAGTEVEGSEEGN; the protein is encoded by the coding sequence ATGCGCGCCTCTTCGACGAGCCGTACCCTGCGGGAAGTGACGACATTGGAGCGCCTCTCCGGCGCTCCCGGGACGGGGTGGAGCGCTCGCCTCACCCACCACGGGACGCGGGCGCTCCTCCTCCTCGCGGTCGCGGTTGCGGTCACCGTGTTCATTCCCCAGCCGCGCGGACAGCGGGTCGGGACCTACCAGATGGGGATGGTGGCCGGCGAGGATGTCATCGCCTCGATGGACTTCGCGGTCCACAAAAACACCGAGGAGCTGGAACGGGAGCGGGCGGCCGCCGCAGCCACGGTCCCACCGACCTTCCGCTTCGACCCGCAGGCTGCGCCCCGGATGGCACGGGCGATCGAAGGGTTTTTCGCCTCCGTGGCCGCGGTCGAACGGGCGAACAACCCAGTGGATGCGCTCGACCGGATCCTCGACGACCACGGACTGGCGGTGTCCGAGAGTCAGCGGGGCCTGCTCCGGGAGGCCGCGACGCGCGAGCTCCTGGAAGTCACGGCGCTCCGCGCGGCGAACGAAATCCTCCCCCTTGGAGTCCTGGACGAAAGTGGCCCGATCCAGCCGGGCACGCCCGGGATCGTGATCCGGGAGATCTCGGGAGTCGAGCGCATCGAGGCGCAGGACGCGGTGCTGACCTCGAGAGAGTTCTTCGAACAGGCGGCGCAGCTCCTTCCCACCGGGTCGAGTCCCGAGGTGAGCGAGCTTCTCCGCCTGACGTTGATTCGCTTCATGGACGCCACTCTGCGCTACGACGCGACGGCGACCGAAATGGAGCGGAACGACGCGCGTCAGGCGGTGAGTACCGTGAAGGTCACCGTGCTCCGGGGCGAGGCGGTCGTCCGCGCCAACCAGCAGGTCGGCGCATCCGAGCTCGAGCGGCTTCGCGCCTACGAAGAGGCACTGCGCACGGAAGGGGGCCTCGAGGACCGAGCACTGGACTTCGGGGGAGTGGTCGCCGGAGTCATTCTCAACTTCGTCCTGCTCGGTGTTTTCGGATTCCTGACCTTTCTTTACGGGCACGATGTCTACCGGAACTTTCGCTGGCTCATTCTCCTCGGCTTCCTCGTCGTGGCCTTCGCGGGCGCGGCGGGGATCGTCGCTCGTAACGACGCCCTCCCGCCCGAGAGCCTGCCGATCGCTTTCGTCGCGCTCGCGGTAGCCGTTCTCTGGGACGGCCGGCTTGCTCTCATCCTGGTCGGGACCCTCGCCGCCCTGATTGGCGCGCAGGCGCCCTTCAGGGACGTCCACGCCTGGCTCCCCGTCTTCGTCGCCGGCTCCGCGGCGGCGCTTTCCGTGCGGGCGGTGCGGCGGCGCGCGCAGACTTGGATCTTCGCCGCGATCATTGCGGCCGCCTACGTGGCGGTCATCCTGACCCTCGGGGTGCTGACAGCGCGGGGACTCCCTTCCCTCGTGACTTCACTTTCCTGGACGACAGGGAATGCCCTGGTCAGCGCCATTCTCGCGATGGGCTTCCTCCCTGTTTTCGAGTGGTTCACCCGGATCACCACGGACCAGACTCTTCTCGAGTGGGCGGATCCCAATCGGCCCCTCCTCAGGAAGCTCTCCATGGAGGCCCCAGGGACTTACGCGCACACGATCAGCGTGGCCAATCTCGCCGAGGCCGCCGCGAATGCGATCGGAGCGAATGGCCTCCTCTGCCGCGTCGGCCTCTATTACCACGACGTCGGAAAGATGCTCAAGCCCCAGTATTTCATCGAAAACCAGCCGTCGGGGAGGAATCCCCACGACAAGCTGAAGCCGGCGACTTCAGCGGCAATCGTCATGGAACATGTGACGGAGGGGGTCCGCATGGCGGAAGAGGCAGGCCTCCCGGACGTCCTCGTGGACTTCATCCCCGAGCACCACGGCACCCAGGAGATCTCTTACTTCTACGAGCGTGCCAAGCAGGAGGCGGAGGCGGAGGGAGAGGATCCACCGGACCGGGAAGCCTATCGGTATCCCGGACCCAAGCCCCAGCGAAAGGAGACCGCGATCTCGATGCTCGCCGACTCGGTGGAGTCCGCGGCACGTGTCCTCCAGGACCCGACCCCCGAGCGCGTACGCGATCTCGTCGAATCGATCGTGGACGACAAGATCCGTCAGGGCCAGCTGGACGAGTCTCCGCTGACGCTGAGGGAGATCGGGAAGATCAAGGACCAGTTCCACAAGGTCATGATGAGCGTGTACCACCACCGAATTGACTATCCCGCCACACGGCATCTCACGGAATCCCCTTCCGCGGCCTCCCCATCCAGCCCTGTGCAGAAGGGGGGGGAGGCCGGGACGGAAGTGGAGGGGAGCGAAGAAGGGAACTGA
- the ybeY gene encoding rRNA maturation RNase YbeY: MPLLERAVRATLAGEGVPRGEFSIAFLADPPIRELNRKWLGHDWAPDVLSFALHDPGEPPVADVYVGVEQADRQAREHGVSFEEELVRLCIHGTLHVLGYDHGAQEEEEGTAKSAMFRKQEALVREVMAGARVAGSASQSRRPEI; this comes from the coding sequence GTGCCTCTCCTCGAAAGGGCCGTCAGGGCCACCCTCGCGGGGGAAGGCGTCCCGCGGGGAGAGTTTTCGATCGCCTTCCTGGCGGATCCACCGATTCGAGAGCTGAACCGAAAGTGGCTCGGCCACGACTGGGCTCCGGATGTCCTCTCCTTCGCCCTTCACGATCCCGGCGAACCACCGGTCGCCGACGTCTATGTCGGTGTGGAGCAGGCCGATCGGCAGGCGCGTGAGCACGGCGTGTCCTTCGAAGAGGAACTCGTTCGCCTATGCATCCATGGAACGCTCCATGTCCTCGGATACGACCATGGCGCGCAGGAAGAGGAAGAAGGGACTGCTAAAAGCGCGATGTTCAGAAAGCAGGAAGCGCTCGTCCGCGAAGTGATGGCCGGGGCACGGGTGGCCGGATCCGCGAGCCAGAGCCGGAGACCGGAGATATGA
- a CDS encoding AarF/UbiB family protein, whose product MSRIARGGRIFFALLPFLGAFLRDRHRFVLVGRPAKRAPGHHDRRARRLVETIASLGPTFVKLAQVFGARADLVPEPYLSAIGTLQDQVPPELEGAIRAVVEAELGRPVADVFDSFDSAPVAAASLGQVHRASVRNRDVAVKVLRPGVEEVVALDLDLSFRVLFWLNILFPNHHVRGITNVVREFSVRVREEMDFRREAENMERARRIFHTVRGVRIPEVLEDLTTRRVLVMEHLQGTKVDRLQDRFASGDLQFDDVMERLSGVYLRMMMMEGFLHADPHPGNLLVAEDGAIVILDWGMVLDVPRWSRDAILSIALAVERQELDGVINGMYRLGMISPEVSRSEIRDGATEIMRIMERARVSARERAQEVVQQLWDTFYTWPLLLPQELVYFFRAAVLLEGIGFRYDSDFNGLHLIRRVIRTHRAELLRQTGREPMAVARDLIGEVTHVLRSVRELLHRTESEELRVRVHPRDAQAQERFLHLLERRFLLSIFATATAVISAIVFVAVQSLWLLGLGLGVALVLFVVVFFIPTHLLENPLRHARGIRPR is encoded by the coding sequence ATGAGCCGGATCGCGCGCGGGGGCCGGATCTTTTTTGCTCTCCTTCCATTTCTCGGCGCCTTCCTGAGAGACCGGCACCGATTCGTCCTCGTGGGGCGGCCCGCGAAGCGCGCCCCAGGCCATCATGACCGCCGCGCGAGGAGGCTCGTCGAAACGATCGCGTCGCTCGGACCGACGTTCGTGAAGCTCGCCCAAGTCTTCGGCGCGCGCGCGGACCTCGTTCCGGAGCCCTACCTCTCCGCCATCGGGACGCTGCAAGACCAGGTGCCCCCGGAGTTGGAGGGCGCGATTCGCGCCGTCGTCGAGGCCGAGTTGGGACGGCCGGTCGCGGATGTCTTCGACTCATTCGATTCCGCGCCCGTGGCGGCGGCCTCCCTCGGGCAGGTCCATCGCGCCAGCGTTCGGAATCGGGACGTCGCGGTGAAAGTCCTTCGCCCCGGTGTGGAAGAGGTGGTGGCCCTCGATCTCGACCTCTCGTTCCGGGTCCTCTTTTGGCTCAACATCCTTTTCCCAAATCACCACGTCCGCGGAATCACCAACGTGGTGCGCGAGTTTTCCGTTCGGGTGCGGGAGGAGATGGATTTTCGGCGGGAGGCGGAAAACATGGAGCGCGCGCGGCGCATCTTCCACACGGTGCGCGGCGTGCGGATCCCGGAGGTGCTCGAGGACCTCACGACGCGCCGGGTGCTCGTGATGGAGCACCTCCAGGGCACCAAGGTGGACCGCCTCCAGGATCGCTTCGCCTCCGGCGACCTCCAGTTCGACGACGTGATGGAACGACTCTCGGGGGTCTATCTCCGCATGATGATGATGGAGGGCTTTCTCCACGCGGACCCACATCCGGGGAATCTCCTCGTGGCGGAGGACGGCGCGATCGTAATTCTCGACTGGGGGATGGTCCTCGACGTGCCTCGGTGGAGCCGCGATGCGATCCTCTCGATCGCGTTGGCTGTGGAGCGACAGGAGCTCGATGGCGTGATCAATGGGATGTATCGTCTCGGGATGATCTCCCCCGAAGTGTCGCGAAGCGAAATTCGCGACGGGGCCACGGAGATCATGCGGATCATGGAGCGCGCGCGTGTCTCGGCGCGAGAACGGGCGCAAGAGGTCGTCCAGCAGCTCTGGGACACCTTTTATACATGGCCCCTCCTCCTTCCGCAGGAACTCGTCTATTTTTTTCGCGCTGCCGTTCTGCTGGAAGGGATCGGCTTCCGTTACGACTCCGACTTCAATGGGCTCCACCTGATCCGGCGGGTGATCCGCACCCACCGCGCGGAGCTGCTTCGCCAAACCGGGCGGGAACCGATGGCCGTCGCGCGCGACCTGATCGGGGAGGTGACCCACGTCCTTCGTTCGGTGCGAGAGCTTCTCCACCGGACCGAGAGCGAGGAGCTCCGTGTACGGGTGCACCCCAGGGATGCGCAGGCGCAGGAACGCTTCCTCCATCTCCTGGAGCGTCGCTTCCTCCTTTCGATCTTCGCGACCGCGACCGCGGTGATCTCGGCGATCGTCTTCGTCGCGGTTCAAAGCCTTTGGCTGCTCGGACTGGGCCTGGGGGTCGCGCTCGTTCTTTTCGTCGTGGTGTTTTTCATTCCGACCCACCTGCTCGAAAATCCGCTTCGGCATGCCCGCGGAATCCGACCGCGATAG
- the meaB gene encoding methylmalonyl Co-A mutase-associated GTPase MeaB, with protein MPAESDRDRAGSHPGLVAAQREGDLRALARAISVVENREPGFDALLAETRRGLTPRAHRVGITGPPGVGKSSLVRELVRRLRARGETVAVLAVDPSSDKSGGALLGDRIRMGELGSDAGVFFRSMAAREALGGLAPGAADALDLMDAFGFSRVLVETVGVGQSERAVAGSVDSVVVVLMPGQGDSIQAMKAGMTEIADLFVVNKAELGGAERLSRELREALELGVPRADGWSPPILATTAESGVGVDALLDELDRHRAAPREGAGPRIRDWGGVTAEE; from the coding sequence ATGCCCGCGGAATCCGACCGCGATAGGGCCGGATCGCATCCGGGGCTCGTGGCGGCGCAACGCGAAGGAGACCTTCGCGCTCTCGCGCGCGCGATTTCCGTCGTGGAGAACCGCGAGCCCGGATTCGACGCCCTCCTCGCGGAAACGCGCCGGGGGCTCACGCCCCGCGCTCATCGGGTCGGAATCACCGGTCCGCCCGGCGTCGGGAAGTCGTCGCTCGTGAGAGAACTTGTGAGACGGCTGCGCGCACGCGGAGAGACCGTCGCCGTCCTCGCGGTGGACCCGTCGTCGGACAAGTCGGGTGGCGCGCTGCTCGGGGACCGGATCCGGATGGGAGAGCTCGGGAGCGACGCCGGGGTCTTCTTCCGATCGATGGCCGCCCGCGAAGCGCTCGGTGGGCTCGCTCCCGGGGCGGCGGACGCCCTAGACCTGATGGATGCCTTCGGCTTCTCTCGCGTGCTGGTCGAGACGGTCGGGGTGGGGCAAAGTGAACGGGCGGTCGCGGGAAGCGTGGATTCCGTCGTGGTCGTCCTCATGCCGGGTCAGGGCGATTCAATTCAGGCGATGAAGGCGGGCATGACCGAAATCGCCGATCTCTTCGTGGTGAACAAGGCCGAGCTCGGCGGAGCGGAACGCCTCTCGCGCGAACTTCGTGAAGCGTTGGAGCTCGGTGTACCACGGGCGGACGGATGGAGTCCACCTATTCTGGCCACAACCGCCGAAAGCGGCGTGGGGGTGGATGCGCTCCTCGATGAGTTGGACAGGCATCGCGCAGCACCGAGGGAGGGCGCGGGTCCCCGAATCAGGGATTGGGGCGGGGTGACCGCGGAAGAATGA
- a CDS encoding universal stress protein → MIRRILVPLDGSFQAEAILRHVLVLSKVFEARLDLLHVIPGQRCLAHGSPTDPLGSRMARAERARYLEKAAALLRRAGCEVWTRVEEGGPAAVIVDRLRRGEHDLVALTPHGAGDDQHLRMGCTALAVIMNARVGIFLAPRGMVPTGNGDLVGAKYAHVLAPVDCSPRSDWSLGLAAAIARASGGRLKIVHVLDSPEIVSRLPRSPEAGSLADRLREENRSEAKSYLDQVAWRFGAPDLPVDYEVLDGGHAPAEALLELCEARDVDLVVLSAHGRGASPAWALGGTAAKLVQCAERPVLILQDFPMERPQHERVSRSIRALARDR, encoded by the coding sequence ATGATCCGCCGGATCCTCGTGCCCTTGGATGGTTCGTTCCAGGCGGAGGCGATCTTGCGGCATGTCCTCGTCCTCTCGAAGGTCTTCGAAGCCCGCCTCGATCTTCTCCATGTCATTCCCGGCCAGAGGTGCTTGGCCCACGGGTCCCCCACCGATCCGCTCGGTTCGCGAATGGCGCGTGCCGAGCGAGCCCGGTACCTGGAAAAGGCCGCAGCCCTACTCAGGCGCGCGGGTTGCGAGGTCTGGACGCGCGTCGAGGAGGGCGGTCCCGCCGCCGTCATCGTGGATCGCCTTCGACGCGGCGAACACGACCTGGTGGCTCTGACGCCCCACGGCGCCGGGGACGACCAGCACCTCCGCATGGGATGCACCGCGCTCGCGGTCATCATGAACGCACGGGTGGGGATCTTCCTCGCACCGAGGGGGATGGTGCCCACGGGGAACGGAGATCTGGTGGGCGCCAAGTACGCGCACGTCTTGGCTCCCGTGGACTGCTCCCCGCGAAGCGACTGGTCCCTCGGCCTCGCGGCCGCGATCGCGCGCGCTTCGGGCGGCCGTCTCAAGATCGTGCATGTACTTGATTCGCCGGAAATCGTCAGCCGTCTTCCCAGGTCTCCCGAGGCCGGAAGCCTCGCCGACCGCCTGCGCGAGGAAAATCGCTCCGAAGCGAAAAGTTACCTGGACCAGGTGGCCTGGCGTTTCGGGGCGCCGGACCTGCCGGTTGACTACGAGGTGCTCGATGGCGGGCACGCTCCTGCCGAGGCCCTGCTCGAACTCTGTGAGGCGCGGGACGTGGACCTCGTGGTCCTCAGCGCGCACGGGCGGGGCGCCTCCCCCGCGTGGGCGCTCGGAGGGACCGCAGCCAAGCTCGTCCAGTGCGCCGAACGGCCCGTCCTCATCCTCCAGGACTTCCCCATGGAACGCCCTCAGCACGAACGGGTTTCCCGTTCCATTCGGGCCCTCGCTCGCGATCGGTAA